The following are from one region of the Synergistaceae bacterium genome:
- a CDS encoding 4'-phosphopantetheinyl transferase superfamily protein has translation MIRLTLLDIRGLRPKAEELLRGLPEELRKKALRYRKEDDQLRSIGSSFLLLKAAKGQEIHYSLEGKPFVDGEKYFSISHSGDYVVLAEADSPIGVDVERVADIGINDDLKNVALTEREKLWVKDSLLRFYVVWTRKESLIKCEGHGFISEPCEIDALPENDFDDLVKYEGKFYRIESFMFDGHIISLAIETVQ, from the coding sequence GTGATAAGGCTGACTCTTCTCGACATTCGCGGACTTAGGCCAAAAGCTGAAGAGTTACTGCGGGGACTGCCTGAAGAGTTGCGGAAAAAGGCATTGCGTTACAGAAAAGAAGATGACCAACTACGCAGCATAGGGTCATCTTTTTTGTTGCTGAAAGCCGCAAAGGGTCAAGAGATTCATTACAGCCTTGAAGGAAAGCCGTTTGTTGACGGAGAAAAATACTTCAGCATTTCACACAGCGGGGATTATGTCGTTCTCGCTGAAGCTGATTCGCCTATTGGTGTTGACGTTGAGAGAGTCGCGGACATTGGGATTAATGATGACTTGAAGAATGTCGCATTGACTGAGAGGGAAAAACTTTGGGTGAAAGATTCACTGCTGAGATTCTATGTTGTGTGGACGAGAAAAGAGAGCCTCATAAAATGCGAGGGACACGGCTTCATTTCAGAGCCTTGCGAAATTGACGCACTTCCTGAGAATGATTTTGATGACCTTGTGAAGTATGAGGGAAAATTTTACCGCATTGAAAGTTTTATGTTTGACGGGCATATAATATCACTTGCCATAGAGACTGTACAATGA